One window of the Salminus brasiliensis chromosome 1, fSalBra1.hap2, whole genome shotgun sequence genome contains the following:
- the snw1 gene encoding SNW domain-containing protein 1, whose product MSLASFLPAPTQLSQDQLEAEEKSRAQRSQSTALVSTRREPPPYGSRKGWVPRGFEDFGDGGAFPEIHVAQYPLEMGRKKKTSNALAVQVDAEGKIKYDAIARQGQGKDKVIFSKYTDLLPKEVLNDDAPELQRPDEEAIKELTEKTRAALDKQVSQKIAAAMPVRAADKQAPAQYIRYTPSQQGVAFNSGAKQRVIRMVEMQKDPMEPPRFKINKKIPRGPPSPPAPVMHSPSRKMTVKEQQEWKIPPCISNWKNAKGYTIPLDKRLAADGRGLQTVHINENFAKLAEALYIADRKAREAVEMRAQVEKKMAQKEKEKKEEKLRELAKMARDRRAGIKGHGEKGGEDGEVRERDEIRHDRRKERQHDRNISRAAPDKRSKLQRDQDRDISELIALGQPNPRTSSEAQYDQRLFNQSRGMDSGFAGGEDETYNVYDQPFKSGRDMAQNMYRPSKNADKDIYGDDLDTLMQSSRFVPDREFSGTDHGPRRDGPVQFEEDPFGLDKFLEEAKQHGGSKRPSTSGRSKDYDHEKKRRKE is encoded by the exons ATGTCGCTGGCGAG CTTTCTACCCGCGCCTACTCAGCTGTCCCAGGACCAGCTTGAggcagaagagaagagcagagcacAGAGGTCCCAGTCCACAGCACTGGTGTCTACTCGAAGAGAACCACCTCCTTATGGCTCTCGAAAAGGATGGGTGCCCCGAGGTTTTGAg GACTTTGGCGATGGAGGCGCATTTCCGGAGATCCATGTGGCTCAGTATCCACTGGAGATGGGCAGAAAGAAGAAGACGTCCAATGCCCTTGCTGTGCAGGTGGACGCCGAGGGCAAAATCAAGTATGATGCTATCGCGCGACAAGGCCAAGGAAAGGATAAG GTTATATTCAGTAAATACACAGACTTGCTTCCTAAGGAAGTGCTCAATGATGATGCCCCAGAGTTACAGAGACCAGATGAGGAGGCTATTAAAGAG CTCACAGAGAAGACCAGAGCTGCTTTagacaagcaggtgtcccagaaAATTGCTGCTGCCATGCCTGTACgtgcagcagataaacaggcACCTGCACAATACATACG GTACACACCCTCTCAGCAGGGAGTGGCATTTAACTCTGGGGCCAAGCAAAGGGTCATCCGTATGGTGGAGATGCAGAAAGACCCAATGGAGCCACCACGTTTTAA AATAAATAAGAAGATTCCTcgtggccctccctctccccctgcTCCAGTCATGCACTCTCCCAGCAGAAAG ATGACGGTGAAAGAACAGCAAGAGTGGAAGATTCCTCCGTGCATATCAAACTGGAAGAACGCAAAG GGTTACACGATCCCACTGGATAAACGTCTGGCCGCCGATGGAAGAGGCCTTCAGACAGTTCATATTAATGAGAATTTTGCAAAGTTAGCTGAGGCTCTCTACATTGCAGACAGAAAG GCCAGAGAAGCAGTGGAGATGCGAGCTCAGGTGGAAAAGAAGATGGcgcagaaagaaaaagaaaagaaggaggagaagctCAGGGAGCTTGCAAAGATGGCCCGAGACAGAAGAGCAGGAATCAAAGGCCATGGAGAAAAAG GAGGGGAGGATGGTGAGGTCAGAGAGCGTGATGAGATTCGTCATGACAGGAGGAAAGAGAGGCAGCACGATAGGAACATCTCCAGAGCGGCCCCTGATAAGAG GTCTAAACTGCAGAGGGACCAGGACCGAGACATCAGTGAGCTGATTGCTCTTGGCCAGCCCAACCCCCGCACTTCCAGCGAGGCTCAGTATGACCAGAGGCTCTTCAACCAGAGCAGG GGAATGGACAGTGGCTTCGCTGGGGGAGAGGATGAGACATACAATGTATATGACCAGCCCTTCAAGAGTGGCAGGGACATGGCACAGAACATGTACAGGCCCAGCAAAAATGCAGACAAGGATATATACGGAGATGACCTGGACACACTTATGCAGAGCAGCAG GTTTGTACCTGATAGGGAGTTCTCTGGCACTGACCATGGTCCCCGCAGGGATGGACCTGTCCAATTTGAGGAAGATCCCTTTGGTCTGGATAAGTTCTTGGAAGAAGCCAAGCAGCATGGTGGCTCCAAACGGCCGTCCACTAGTGGGCGCTCTAAAGACTATGACCATGAGAAGAAGCGCAGGAAGGAGTGA